Proteins from a single region of Flavobacterium sp. YJ01:
- a CDS encoding YchJ family metal-binding protein, whose product MEKNQSMENKKCFCDTGLSFDNCCGLYLNQNQKAPSALALMRSRYSAYATHNADYLLGTTYISERKYYSKPEILKWAVSNKWHKLEILSFTENTVEFKAYFLDSNSKPQIHYEFSTFKFENGAWYYLYGKFE is encoded by the coding sequence ATGGAGAAGAACCAGTCGATGGAGAATAAAAAATGTTTTTGCGATACTGGATTGTCTTTTGATAATTGCTGCGGATTGTATTTGAATCAAAATCAAAAAGCACCTTCAGCATTAGCTTTAATGCGTTCGAGATATTCTGCATATGCAACTCATAATGCTGATTATCTTTTAGGAACGACTTATATTTCGGAAAGAAAATATTATTCAAAACCTGAAATTTTAAAATGGGCAGTTTCTAATAAATGGCACAAATTAGAAATTCTGAGTTTTACTGAAAATACGGTCGAATTCAAAGCTTACTTTTTAGATTCAAATAGCAAGCCGCAAATACATTACGAATTTTCAACTTTTAAATTCGAAAATGGAGCTTGGTATTATTTGTATGGAAAGTTTGAATAA
- a CDS encoding VWA domain-containing protein, with product MKNEFKKGFYFKTYEAPFQSPFDKLFTIFKELITHTSGDFDEAISWLRELDIEYKLTDENYTIDDFIEDLKKKGYIRDEVKGDGSSGFGITAKTERAIRQQALDQIFGNLKRSGNGNHKTKYAGNGDEHTGEFREFNFGDSLERISLTESLRNAQVNNGVENFMLTENDLVVEDAQYKAQMSTVLMIDISHSMILYGEDRITPAKKVAMALAELITTRYPKDTLDILVFGNDAWTIPIKDLPYLQVGPYHTNTVAGLQLAMDILRRKRNTNKQIFMITDGKPSCVRERDGSYYMNSNGLDEYIVDKCYTQAQQARKLHIPITTFMIAKDPYLQRFVNQFTEANQGKAFYTGIKGLGEMIFEDYETNRKKGIK from the coding sequence ATGAAAAACGAATTTAAAAAAGGCTTTTATTTTAAGACTTACGAAGCTCCTTTTCAGTCTCCGTTTGATAAACTTTTTACGATTTTTAAAGAGTTAATCACCCATACTTCGGGTGATTTTGATGAAGCTATCAGTTGGCTTCGGGAACTGGATATAGAATATAAACTTACCGACGAGAATTACACTATTGATGACTTTATTGAGGATCTAAAGAAGAAAGGTTACATCAGAGATGAAGTAAAAGGCGATGGAAGTTCTGGTTTCGGAATTACTGCAAAAACCGAAAGAGCCATCAGACAACAAGCTTTAGATCAAATTTTTGGAAATCTGAAACGTTCTGGAAATGGAAATCATAAAACAAAATATGCCGGAAATGGTGATGAACATACAGGCGAATTCCGTGAATTTAATTTTGGAGATAGTTTAGAAAGAATTTCATTAACCGAAAGTCTCCGAAATGCGCAAGTTAATAACGGTGTAGAAAATTTTATGCTCACTGAAAATGATTTGGTTGTTGAAGATGCTCAGTATAAAGCTCAAATGAGTACAGTTTTGATGATCGACATTAGCCACAGCATGATTTTGTATGGTGAAGATCGAATTACTCCAGCTAAAAAAGTGGCGATGGCATTGGCAGAATTAATTACGACGAGATATCCAAAAGACACATTAGATATTTTAGTTTTTGGAAATGATGCCTGGACAATTCCAATTAAAGATTTGCCTTATTTGCAGGTTGGACCTTATCACACTAATACCGTTGCAGGATTGCAATTGGCAATGGATATTCTTCGAAGAAAAAGAAATACCAACAAGCAGATTTTTATGATTACCGATGGAAAACCAAGCTGCGTTCGTGAACGTGATGGTTCCTATTATATGAATAGTAACGGTTTGGACGAATACATTGTCGATAAATGTTACACGCAAGCGCAACAGGCAAGAAAACTTCATATTCCGATTACCACTTTTATGATTGCCAAAGATCCATATTTACAGCGTTTTGTGAATCAGTTTACTGAGGCGAATCAAGGAAAAGCATTTTATACCGGAATTAAAGGTTTGGGTGAAATGATTTTTGAAGATTATGAAACGAATAGGAAGAAGGGAATTAAGTAA